In a single window of the Elaeis guineensis isolate ETL-2024a chromosome 6, EG11, whole genome shotgun sequence genome:
- the LOC105060137 gene encoding homeotic protein knotted-1 — translation MDEFSHLGGGNTRRSLIYLSSPSAANGTTMASPTPPRSSDAYGLSFCPAALLQNPSPPIFKDEAGSSQYQSQKHGETYQGDVEGIKAKIISHPQYPSLLGAYMDCQKVGAPPEVIARLSAIARELEGCPGCPKGASADPELDQFMDTYCDLLVKYREELARPLQEATDFLKNMESQFNSLTNGAWACSFSTDEKCQGVGSSKLWEIDPHGEDKELKRHLLKKYSGYLGSLRQELSKKKKKGKLPKEARQKLLHWWELHYRWPYPSEMEKDALAESTCLDPKQINNWFINQRKRHWKPSEDTQFTVMDGFHPQNASAGAFFVEGQFMGDGMYRLGP, via the exons ATGGACGAATTCTCCCACTTGGGTGGTGGGAACACTAGGCGGTCTCTCATATACCTTTCCTCCCCGTCTGCTGCCAACGGCACCACTATGGCATCACCTACTCCACCACGGAGCTCCGATGCCTATGGACTGAGCTTCTGCCCTGCTGCGCTGCTCCAAAACCCTAGCCCTCCAATCTTCAAAGACGAGGCTGGCTCCTCCCAGTACCAGTCTCAGAAGCACGGGGAGACGTATCAGGGTGACGTGGAGGGTATCAAGGCCAAGATCATCTCCCATCCTCAGTACCCGAGCTTATTGGGAGCTTATATGGACTGCCAAAAG GTGGGAGCACCACCAGAGGTGATCGCCCGGCTCTCGGCCATCGCCCGAGAGCTTGAGGGATGCCCTGGCTGCCCAAAGGGGGCATCCGCCGACCCCGAGCTTGACCAGTTCATG GACACCTACTGTGACTTGCTAGTTAAGTACCGGGAGGAGCTAGCGAGGCCATTGCAGGAGGCCACAGACTTCCTAAAGAATATGGAGTCACAGTTTAATTCTCTCACCAACGGAGCCTGGGCTTGCTCCTTCTCTACTG ATGAGAAATGTCAAGGTGTTGGCTCATCCAAACTCTGGGAGATTGACCCCCATGGCGAGGACAAAGAGCTGAAGCGCCACCTTCTGAAGAAGTATAGCGGGTACTTGGGCAGCCTTAGGCAAGAGCtatccaaaaagaagaagaaagggaagCTGCCAAAGGAAGCGCGACAAAAACTACTCCATTGGTGGGAGCTGCACTACAGATGGCCATATCCTTCA GAAATGGAGAAGGACGCCTTGGCAGAATCAACATGCCTCGATCCAAAACAGATCAACAATTGGTTCATAAACCAAAGGAAGCGGCATTGGAAGCCATCGGAGGACACACAATTTACTGTGATGGATGGATTCCATCCACAGAATGCTTCTGCTGGTGCTTTCTTCGTGGAAGGACAGTTCATGGGTGATGGCATGTACCGCCTTGGCCCATGA